The sequence TTAaactaattttaaacaaattttttctcAATTCACTGGGAGAattaaaaaacgaaaacaaaattGGTAAGTGCCTGGGAGCCGCTGGGTTATTTTCAAAGCTATACACAGCTACCTGGACTTTCTGGGTCTGTCCTGCTGGGTTcaggttcttgtttttgttaaacttctctttccccctcactttcagcaCCTTGGGCCTCTTCATTGGCGTTTTCATCCTGGTATTAAATTGTTTCTTTAGTGAATAATACAGACTTTGGGACAagacattcacagaaaaaaaaaaatcccaattcaAAAGACTACTCTACCCTTAGGAGACGCAGAAGGATAGGAGCAACTAAGAAAACAGTAGCTGGGCACCTTCCTTCTGGTTGCTGTAACACTTCCATGGCCCTCACTTTTCTCCTGCTTGATCGTTTTCACAGTgacattatttctctttttccagtAAATCTGTCACCCTGTGCTACTGATTGCTTCTGGCCCTTTAGGGAATGGATCAGAATCGTCGGGGTCTGATGCATTCTGTGTTTTGGTCAGAACTTTGTTGCAAAAACATGTTTTGCCTCGATGACAAAAATCTATGGTGAAGCTCATTGGTTCCTCACCCCCCTGAATATTTCACCGTGACCAAGTGCTCCCGTATCAGCTCATAATGTATTGGGATCTACTTTCTAAGAatcttgacatttttaaaagccaggatCCAAAAGCCGTTtgcttgttcttttctcttccatctcctcCCAAGCTCCCTCCCGAACACCTGCCTCCACTGACCTTCACCTGTGGCCTCATAAATGGCACCGATCATCTCAGATCTCTTACCAGGGGTTGGCAGAGGGCAGCTTATTTCCCCCCTCCAAAACTGGAGCGGTCGTTATGGAGGTGGGCTTCAACTGGGCCCCTCTGGCCTTCAGCTCCTGGAGGCCCCGACTCCCGGCTTCACCTCCCGAGGCCCCCCTCTGAGCCTGGGTCCCTCGCTACCCGTGTCTCCCGACCGACCCGCCCGCCAGCCGCTCACCCTCAGGGGTGCTGAGCTCCTCCGCCTCCTCGGGTTCCTGGGCTGCGGGCCCCGCCCATCGGGCGCCTGGGGTTCGGGGAGCCTGGCCAAGGCTTCGCGCGAGCTCGGCGGGGGCGGGACGAAGACGTGGTTGTTGTAGGGGACGCGGGGCAGCAGTAAGTACGCCAGTTCCAGGAGCACTAAGTGGAAGCTCGCCATGGGGAACTGGTTCACTTCTACCGGGCCCCCTGctgccgcctcctcctcctcctcctcctcctcctcctcctcctcctcctcctcctcctcctcctcctcctcctcctctgccggCCTGATGTCCGAGTCCTCCTCAGCGCCCCCGCCTTCCGGGGCCGCCTCCCCAGCATCTCCCCAAGCACCCGGCACCGCGTCGCGGTCCACCTGGTCGCCGGCTCTGGCCGCCTCGGTCTGGGCCCCAGCTGCGCCTGCGGGGCCCTCTGGGCCTCCCGAGGCTGGGTCTCCATCCCCCGTGGCCGACATGGCACCGGGCAGTTACCTCTACCAGGCGGGCGTCGATTGCGCAGGCGGTGGCCGCTGAGGTGGCTGCCCTGACGGGAGGCTGAGGGCTGTGGCTGCCGGACGGGGAGGCCGCTGAGGGGACAACAGAGGAGGCCCCACGACAGGAAGGGCAGGGGGCGGATGCCGGAAGCGGCCCACTGAGGCTGGGCCTCAGATAGCAATAGGCCAGGCCGTGAGGGAAAGATTCTTCTAGGCCACAGACGGGGGGCGGGGCCGGAAGAGTAGACAGTGGGCCGTGCCCCCTCGTCACGAGCTCCAAGCTTATTTGCTGACAAGCGAGGATTGACGTGCCCTGTGCCCAGTGAACGACCAAGGCCCTTCGGTTGTAGAATTGCTCACAGTCGCCTCCCTGTTCTTTGGCGCCTCAGGTTTTACCCTATGTTCAGGTTCACAAGGCTcctgtccttttaattttatgattgtccaaaaaattatttatggaGGCACCCTCGGCCATGTGAACTGTGAGGAGTTCCCACTTGGGAATTTCCACCTGGTAATGGCTCATGTGAGTAGGGACAGGGTCATAAAAATGTTGTATAGCTCAGACGTTAGCAGTAGTAGAAACCTcccaagaagagaaagagaagaatttggACGATTTAACGTAAAGATACTTGGAAAAGAGTAGTCAAAATTGAAATGGATGCAGTCAGAACTGAGTATTGAAGAAATGGTAAACGTAAGGAGCTGGAAGGTGTGTAATGAACCCAGACAAATTCACTTAAAGCCTCTAAAGACTGAATAAAAAAAAGGATGCTTCTTTTAAAGGACTAGGTCATCTCCTAAGAGCTAAGCATGACAATCATTAAAAGGACAGGCTCCCTAGGATGGTTCTGAGGCAACAGTCCAAGACTTTTTATTGATTTCAGGATCCATGTAATCAAGATGTCAAGTGTAAGTAATTCTGAAAGTTATGGAGAAATTAACTGCTATTTTATACtcattctgtaaaaaaaaaaatttttgtaacactaaaaatattttttggaaaaaaacatCGCAAATAATATCTGGATGTtatatttatggaaaataataCTAATCTCATAATGGTAAAGGGATGTTTTTCCTTTCACCAAAAGGAAAACCAAATTTCAATGTTTTGTTCCCTCTGTCTCACCACAAGAATGGAGCATGGTGTTGCCATAAATCATTGGTTTAAATTTGGAAGGCAATGTCAAAAATCTGTAGTCCAAAATCCTCACTATAAAGACAGCAAAAATGAGGCAGAATCCCAATCTGAGGTCTAGAGTTGGTTTTAACATTTGCCCCCCGGTGATCTTGGAACAGTTACTTATCatttctaggcctcagttttatcatctgtataGTTGGAGTTCATCCCCTACCTTTAGTAAAGGTTTGTTAGATGGAATGAGATGGGATTATATAATATTTAGGATAttaaccatttgttgaaaatgttttcttagttTGATTTTGCTTTCTAAGTTGGTTAATATTTCTAAGTAtgtagtttttcattttcatgttgtaaaatgtaatatttctttttcttcattttaacatCATAAGTTTACAAATCTTCTCTCATCCAGAGataaattttatactttcttctttttggaaGTCTTCTGAATGTTTACATTATACTccttaatccatttggaattaaTAGTGACACGTGGTGTTAAGATTAAAATCTTAGTTGATTTTTAAACAGGTCACCTATAACACCATATGTTATGTAATTATTCCGCTCTATAAGGATGTGTGGCTATGTACCCTTTAGCGCTTTCTATAAAGGTAGAAGAGATGCAAGAGAAACGCATATTCTCCCATAATTTCAGAGCTGGAAACGCCTTTAGATATTGAATCTAAgaccattcttttttattttaaaaattttattatttaattttatttttaacatctttattggagtataattgctttacagtggtgtgttagtttctgctttataacaaagtgaatcagctatacatatacatatatccccatatctcctccctcttgcgtccccctcccaccctccctatcccacccctctaggtggtcacaaagcaccaagctgatctccctgtgctctacagctgcttcccactagccatctattttacatttaagaccactctttccactcttttttttttttttttttgcggtacgtggacctctcactgttgtggcctctcccgttgtggagcacaggctccggacgcacaggctcagtggccatggctcacgggcctagccgctctgcgacatgtgggatcttcctggaccggggcacgaacccgcatcccctgcattggcaggcggactctcaaccactgtgccaccagggaagccctccactcttttttaaacTGGGAAACTAAGGCCTAGAGCTGCTAACTGGCTTCCCCAAGGCCATGCCACTTAATGGAGGAGCCAGGACTAGGACCAATCTCCTGACCTTTAATCTGAAGTTGAAACAGACCTTATATATGCAACTTTGGCCATCTTATTTCCTACTGGACATAAACAATATCATAGGACACCAACATCAGACATGGTCATTCCAAGACCATGTTGAAAGGAGACAAAACAAGGcaactttaattttgtttaagcAGGGACAAAGAGAAGGTCACACATTACTAAAAATCCCCCTCTCTTGGCTAAAATGAGTGTCTACCACTTCTTTACCAATTACATCCTTATCCTGGTTCTAGTCTCCTCTCCCTATAGATAAGATTTATTCAAATACCAATCACAGAATTGCCCCTGCTATCTAAAGGCATCTAATCTAGAGCAAACCCGTTTccttgaaaacttcccaaaataACTCAACCAAACCCCAACTCCTATAACAGGTTCTTTCTGACAGTTGTTATCGAGACATCACATGGTTCCCCCATGGTGTGTGTTCTCCCTCACTGCAATGAATAATAAACCCAACTCGCTCAACTGCAGGCATGTTCTTGTGATCTTTGGCTGGAGGACACTGACAATGTAAAATATTCCCATCTTTACATTGTAATATATTGACTCAACCAAGTGAGTCAGGAGGCATTGCAATTTGTAGGCTTTTCTCAgaaaaggcttctcagaggagggagGACTTGGACTCAACAGATGGGCAACATGTCCTGACTGAGGACAGTAGATGCAGGATGTTGTCTCCATGTGGCCCTTGTTAAAATGAGCTCATAACCCCGGCGGATCCCTGGCTGTAAAAAAGCCTGAGCCTTGGGGTAGGCTAAGGAAGCAGATGTTGCTTCTGGCCAGAGGGCAGACCTGGGTGATGTGATGGAGGTTCCTGTGGTGAGGAAGGTGCCTAATAGGGCACCCCCATTTCCTACTGCGTGCTGTGACAGGGCTGCCTCGACTCTTCCTTAGCAGAAGCACATGCTCCTGGGTAGCTGGGTTTTTTCCACCTATGAAAGCAgagtatttctgttttcttcacctCCTCCTATCtctgtacattcttttttcagaACTCTCAACAGGACCATCACTATTCACTTTAGAGGAGATAGCatgttacaaaacaaacaaaaaatgaaaacaaaacaaatcatacAAGTGTCTTTCCAGGTCATGAAAAACTGGGCTGTCCACTTGAAGCTATAGGACAGACACTCCAGACCCTGCTTATAAGCATTCGCAGAGAAcatattaagcacctactatctGCCTGGAATTGTGTTAGGTGCTTGGGGGCTCACAGGTATCTAAGACCCATGGCCTGTTCTGGTTCATGAT is a genomic window of Phocoena sinus isolate mPhoSin1 chromosome X, mPhoSin1.pri, whole genome shotgun sequence containing:
- the LOC116747175 gene encoding LOW QUALITY PROTEIN: cancer/testis antigen 47A-like (The sequence of the model RefSeq protein was modified relative to this genomic sequence to represent the inferred CDS: substituted 1 base at 1 genomic stop codon), with the translated sequence MSATGDGDPASGGPEGPAGAAGAQTEAARAGDQVDRDAVPGAWGDAGEAAPEGGGAEEDSDIRPAEEEEEEVLLELAYLLLPRVPYNNHVFVPPPPSSREALARLPEPQAPDGRGPQPRNPRRRRSSAPLRDENANEEAQGAESEGEREVXQKQEPEPSRTDPESPVGRNGKKMKKE